The region AAAGGAACAGGAGTCTTCCCCCCCCCCAGGATGCTCTCCACAGATCAGGCCTTTGGTCAGACACTGGTGCTTCTCGAGATCCAGAGTAGCACAGTAATCTCTCACCAGCACACTGACTGGAGCAAATACTCGTTTTTAATAATCATCGTCTTCATCCGAGTCCATCACTCGCTGCCTGTTAAACTGGAAGAGAGCAGAGGGAGTGTTAGAGTTCTAGATATTCATAGAAAGTAAAaacttttcattctttttttatttatttattttttaaaatattcttaTCTTCAGTGATCCACGTTGCAGAACTAATCCGACTAGAGCATTTCACATCATAATCAGACATCCAGTTACCTTGACAGTTGTTTTCTTCTCTGTTTGTTGACTGACTTTTTCAAGGATCTCTATTAAACCGGACTCtgagatctaaaaaaaaaaaagtggataaTGCATACAGATGATGTTTGTCTTTAATGGCAAAAGTCTGTTCATTAAGCAGAAAATTATTATGCAGACATTTATATAATATGGTTCCGCTCCTGTATCATCATACAGGAGAAATACAAGACCTAAAACACATATGAAAGGGACAAATAAAGCTTTAAAgtagattttcacacagaagaAAAGCCTGTCACAACTCTAACatcaattaaaatatatataatttacttTAGCTTCTTGGTTATACTTCCTTTCTTTTAATTTCCTGCGtacctttcttttttcctactATTTTTTCGCTTACTTTGTTTCTTCACCTTTTAATTTTTACTATTATGGCTTTTTATCATTACTGTTCTaatattctctttttctttccttcccttgTATTCTTttctacccccccccctttctgtcttacccccccccctttctgtcTTACCTCACCCCCCCCCTTTCTGTCTtacctcacccccccccccttctatTCTTTCTAAACTTTTTGACTCATCTCTTTTCTACCATTTCTTTCTTGCCTGCTTTTCACggttttctctttctgtcttctcTATCTTACtattttcccctttcttttctCCTTGCTGTCTTTTTCcatccttttttccccttttgccTCTTACTTTTTCTTTCCATTATTTCAGTTAGCTCTTTTCTCCTACAGTCATTTCCAAAACTACTGAAATGGCATAaggatctgttcatgatccaatACTTACAACCTCCTGTATGAAACAGGGTGgcggtagcgtcatggcttaggcttgcatggctgcttctgtaaCCGTcccactaatctttattgatgatggaagttatgatggtagcagcagaaggaattcagaagtttacaggaacatctTGTCTCccatttacagagaaatgaatccaaattaatcaggaggaacttcatcatgcagcaagacaacgatccaaaacacactgccaactcaacaaaggacttcatcagggggggaATGGAAggctggccaagtcaatcaccagacctcaacccagttgagcagcttTCCACCTCCTAAAGAGGAGACTAAATGGAGAAACctcccgaaacaaacaactgaaacagGCTGCGGTAAAAACCAGGCAGGTGggtggatggggggggggggggggggggttttgttgtttaacaaatctagtgtaaataccaggaaataaaagctgaaatccaaaactctcgtctcatatccatcttttgatctcaaacataaACGTCTTTGGTGTGTAGCACGAACAATGAACgtttccaatagttttggaaggAACTGTATTACTTTCATtctaactttttttctttctggtcCCCCCATCTCTTTCctaacatttctttatttctcttcagcttTCTCCCCAGTCCTTCCTTTTTGATTTTTACCCTTAATTATTGCCTTTCTTTCTGATCGTTGTTTAGAACCCTTTTTGTCTTCAACTCATATATACGGTTATCTTTTGTGATCCTCTTGCTCACCTTTCCCCCGAGCTGGCCCATTCGAGCCATTTGTATCAGATAATTTTCCACAGCTTTTGCTTTGTCAGGCTTCACCAGCGCCAGGTTACTCACTGAAATGAAACAGTAAAGTGATGGTGAGGTTCTGTAGAATGGCGCCTCCTGCTGGAGCACAGAGGAAAAACTGAGCACTGAGTCAGCACACCTGGAGACCGTGTGATGTTTAATATCATAGATAGGGTATATACAAATTTAACTCACATCTGGCACGGGCCGACTGAGCCAAAACCTGGGCCAGTATTGTGTTcctcatttctgtttctctgtgaGGAGGAAGCAATAATTCAATGCTGAAGGCAGTAAGAGGTCATGACCTTTAATAAACCGTCCGATCCGCCTTttcaaaaattacattttaattcctTTAACCGTCAAAACCAACTCAAGAAATAACAGCATGAAATACTTTTTTGTCAGAGTTCATAAAATTCCTGTTCCTGACATCTGAAATAATTTGTGCAAGAAAAAGGTTTATATTGTAAACATTACGTGTATGTAAAATGCTGACTTGTGAAACGTTTCAGATATAAAGGCCAGATGCTCAACAATCATAAAATCAGTACCTCTGCTTGGCTTCCTGTTGCCCTTGTTCATCGGAGGAGtcctaaaatataaaaagaatggattcattattaaataaatttaaaaaaaataataattacagctGCATAGGCATTTCAGAcaaattttaataaaacttaaagcccgttcttttttttattaccccACATTGCCATGcctaaaatatatcaacgatGATGTATTTCATTTGCAGTATGTTCGAGTTATTAATATTAAAGCTACTATCCGCTAGTGACTTATTTTGCTGAAATGGATTAGCATTTAAACCTAGCTGAGCATCAAGAACAGGCAACAGCAATGCAAAACCCACATCTATTCACAggcttaaagaaaagaaaaaaagctccACCCTAAAACACATTaatctggtgctaatttgttagTTGGTGTTGTATTTTTGCAAAACAGAGCATGCAGATGAGGAGATGAGACATTTGGACAGCTTACAGCAGTGGGTTTCAAAGTGgaggccaccagggggcgcccggggggcctcaacaatttggtgtgcccatccctcccactagtatgttttctctttctcactctcagacaaccacacacacacacacacacacacacacacacaattcctaatgtaatgtaaagatgtaagatgtaattattaataaaaaaaagagggatatattcagaagtctgtatttttaatgtgttttaaagacatcttgcaaaaggggggcctcggtcaaattttaatgccatttggggggtcttgccctggaaaagtttgggaacccctggcttACAGAACTAAAGCGCCGCCGCATCGTGCTCTTTAGATATTTAGAGATGAAGCGAGCGCTAAGGCTGCATTTGACTTGAGGTTGTAACTTGTCATTCCTGACCTCCGACCAGGAAAAGCCAAAGAAATcctaaataaaaatttcatgttggtgaaaagtttaaacaaaaaaaaaattattatttttgaatctTGGATGAATCTTGGATGCTGTTGAAGATCAGGTATTAATAATAAAGCTTAATGTGCAAGTCGTACACTGTGAACTTTTCCTTTTAACGCACTGACAACAcgtaaacacaaacaatatCGGTTTTCCAGAGGTTTTGATGTTGATGACTAAATAAATggtgcataaatattcaccccccACACTGCTGTAAACCCCCCCCAGATGCATATAGAGCTTATAGGACCAAGTTGATTGCTCTACATTGCCCCCATAGTGGAGCAACAGACTTTGGatctttttcccccccaaatcTTTCGATTCAATTACAGTCCACAAGATGATCTGATTTTAGAACATGGATGCCGTTTTAGCTTTGAAAAGTAGGTGGAAGAATTCAGCCCATGGTACTCGTGCTAGCAGACAAGGCAGAAGGCAGTTAGTGTTtggtaaattatatatatataaaaaagtaataattaaaaaaagatgttaattgagattttaaatttaaatgtctcaaaaaaaaaaaaagattcataaaATACTACTTCCCATGTCTGAGCATTTTTAAGACTTTTGAAAGAATGGTTTCGGATATTTTAATACCAATTAAGGCCTTGTTTTTAGATTAATGAATTTAATGCCTTTTAAGACTTAAGGATCCGCAGGAACcctgaaaatgttttaaagaagCTTATTTGGGCTAGATATGGTGTAAAAAcgacaaaaacaagaaaacagggGTTAATACGAGGGTCAAGAAGATTCTGAGAAAAGAGCCAAGAGGACAGAAGCATgcaattaaattattttctttttgttgtattttcatCACTAACAATTCAAAaactttttgttaaaaacagtTTTGGTTTGATTTTTAGAATGACTTAGCTCTACATTTATTGAGTGAATCATAAATAAatgctaagaaaaaaaaattgttgtagCATAAATCAACTATTAGATTAGTTTTTTTTGATAAGCTGCTCTTACTTTCCTTTGTGGGATAAGTAAAATTAGATTTCATGTTAGACATGACCCATGTCCGATGACATCGTCCTATCGCCCAGCCCTGTTCCTCGCTGCATGAGAAGGTTTAATACACAccagcacaaaaaaacaaacaaacaaacaaacaaacaaaaaaaaaaacacactgactaaaagcacctttaataaaaacagctgAAAGACTTTTCATTCCTCCACTTTTAAAATGCCCACGTAACACACAAGTGAGCTTACCGTCTCCATCGGGTTCCACACTACACCCTGAGGAGGAaaacttacatttatttgaatgcacCTTTTGTGCATGTGATGGTTATGGTTTCCCAGCCTTTAAAATTCACCAGCAGAAATATTGCAAACAAATGAACGTGACTAACAAGTTCAGCACAGCTGAGCAGATATTATTTGGTAGTAGATCGCATTACTGCAGTGGCACTgacatgttagtgtgtgtggtggagttatgagtgtttggtgtgtgtttagACTTTTCTACatgtctgcataaatatgacctaaaacatcatcattaagtcctaaaagtaggcaacaaaaatattatacttgctagtatgtgaacctttgttttcagtatatGCTGTGACCCCTTTGTGCACCAATAACTGCAATTAAACGTTTCTGGTATCTGTTGATCAGTCCTATACATCGTCTcagaggaattttatcccgttcctcagtacagaacagcttcaactacaggatgttggtgggtttcctcacataaaccgcttgcttcaggtccttccacaacattccTCAACTCTTCTGAAACAAAAAGTCTCATtggtttaatcgggttctctttgtctactgttaggacttgtgtgaaaagcttgtgatgttttaggtcatatttcgGCAGATGTATAGAacattttaaagggttcacaaactttcaagcaccactgtaattaCATTCTTCTCCTTTTACATCACAGAAATGCGTCAAAAatcgcattaaaaaaaaaaattaaagaatggcaccatacttttttattaaatatttgtaatggttttaatgggaattgtaatgATCCCAGTGGgtgtctactggtaatttgttgccttctattggtggcacgttatgtctagtggataccattaaggaaaCCTTTTGGTAAGGGTTCTAATGGATAACAGCTGATGCTtagtaatggtatttgtagtggaaaccattaaaatTAGAACTGTGTTGgtttctatagttttttttttttttttttttttttttttttaaatctccccGAGCAGGGTTCTGTCTTTAAGACTTTCCCATGCTGCTAAACTTTATACATACAGTTTACACAGCTTTCCCtccaacactggagactccttccaaaaatgctaaataaacgtctccttacagaaaaattcgtgttactatagaaacggtgaTGTATTAGAATGCGCACGTTAATACAGTCCTGTGATTTGTAGCTACACCACAGGAAATGAATGAACACTTActgactaatcagaatcaagaattcagcaaCAAGAACCATCACCAAACCCTGACAAATATGCAACATTCCCATCATGTAGGAAAATTCAGGAATATGGGGAAAACCCACCCATATTCCGGCTGTCTTTTTGTTTACTACACAAACgcttgtagtttttttttttttttttaaatctattattAGCCAGCATTAACATATAGCGGCAAGTATAGCTCTAAAACTCTTTATAATTTTAAACTTGCAACTAATTATGCTAAAAGACCAGTGTTATTAGCATGCTAGGTACTTAGCAACGCCCCTCTTTATTTCTGCACGCTAGTATATTAGCTAGCTGAAGTTAAGCTAACTAGCATTTACATTGCAGTATTTAGTATGACATGCTAAATATTCGACACAGCTATAATAATTGACTAATCCAAGAAGATGGAGCTAAAATATACGAATAACCGatcaattatatttaatttagcaggtttttttttttcatttaaatgtgcaTGGTTTGGCCTAAAATGTGCGTCCCCATATATGGTGGGATATGACAGTCATGCTAGTTAAGGTTTATAGCCAGTTTGTCACTTACCCCATGTTTTGCCTGCAGTTCTGCCATACGCTGCCGCCTGATAGCCTCCAATTCCTCATCAGCCATATCTAAGAAGGTGAaatgtactcttttttttagtGCAAAATATAAGTTATAAAGCCCAGGCTGAGCACAAATGATATGCAATGGTGTAGAAGCTAGCCAGGCTGAAGTAATCACACCCAGAGCAATCAATCAGCCACCCTAGAGATGCACGATAACAACGATTCTTTTGCCCCCcgaaaaaaggtcattttgttttcttatacAGATTTCATGCATCAGAAAAGTACCAATTTACGATTCTGAGGGGAAATGACTCATTTTCACTTTGTAGTCAGATCATAGTAAgattcatctgaggataacgcctaagaagaccatgtcatgtcactgagatcagtacagaatgttgaTCTGcgtacagagacacaaacatctTCCTCTGTTCTGTTTAAGgttcgtctaaacatcttccaagatcttcctaaaacaaagcctgtttgaactgcctcaaactgcttcttattggtacacagaattatgtcatgctctgcgtttaatatatatatatatttatagtagtggttcagcacaagcgcttcagagcgctctcattattcggtcctgctttattctgtcctgtattaaccatctttctgtaataaacctttttaccttcagtcggacactggaataaagtcggtttgatgttggacgttcgatattctcGGATACGCGGAAATTAAGAGACCGTCTcaaaagttacatacgacattgtcaTACAGGTTTCTAACTTCACTAGCATTtaaagggaatgatgtacagtcacacaaccaactggaaagtgttcatctaggtgtcaggtatgacgtaTATGTACAGGTATGTATCAGTGTCAggtatgattttatatatatatatatatatatatatatatatatatatatatatatatatatatataatacacacagacacacacacacatacatacatatatgtgtatatatattataaatatatatatatatatatatatatatatatatatatatatatatacacacacacacacatacatacatatatgtatatatatatatatatatatatatatatatatatatatat is a window of Ictalurus punctatus breed USDA103 chromosome 4, Coco_2.0, whole genome shotgun sequence DNA encoding:
- the pdcd5 gene encoding programmed cell death protein 5 isoform X1, with the protein product MADEELEAIRRQRMAELQAKHGGVVWNPMETDSSDEQGQQEAKQRETEMRNTILAQVLAQSARARLSNLALVKPDKAKAVENYLIQMARMGQLGGKISESGLIEILEKVSQQTEKKTTVKFNRQRVMDSDEDDDY
- the pdcd5 gene encoding programmed cell death protein 5 isoform X2 yields the protein MADEELEAIRRQRMAELQAKHGDSSDEQGQQEAKQRETEMRNTILAQVLAQSARARLSNLALVKPDKAKAVENYLIQMARMGQLGGKISESGLIEILEKVSQQTEKKTTVKFNRQRVMDSDEDDDY